In Tachysurus fulvidraco isolate hzauxx_2018 chromosome 1, HZAU_PFXX_2.0, whole genome shotgun sequence, a single window of DNA contains:
- the LOC113663022 gene encoding butyrophilin subfamily 2 member A2-like isoform X6 gives MVSSLVSGIMLSCVTPVCVLILFSVDSKSEQLQVVGPEAPLVAVTGEDLVLPCFIKPTTSAVDMTVEWFKLYVKDSLVHLYKNHEDRNEDQVQSYRGRTSLFKEELQKGNASLKLSDLRVSDEGFYKCLVEDKSWSDDITVNVTVEAQGSYPVIRMESFSNSGGIHLVCESRGWIPEPEILWLDREGVTLTAEDTQIHRDTEGFSVKRRITVYDSSDSNRFYCRLLQKHHMMEAEVIINSKFFDAWKWIVSISVTACLVAVGLMITAFICHKKEIQKEKQFTDFVKKKLYAVFCLCVKLM, from the exons ATGGTTTCTTCCCTCGTTTCAGGGATTATGTTGTCGTGtgtgactcctgtgtgtgtcctgattCTTTTCAGCGTGGACTCTAAATCAG AACAATTACAGGTGGTTGGTCCAGAAGCTCCTCTTGTTGCTGTAACTGGTGAAGATctggttctgccctgttttatcAAACCCACCACCAGTGCTGTGGACATGACAGTGGAGTGGTTTAAACTCTATGTAAAGGACTCATTAGTGCATCTCTATAAGAATCATGAAGACAGAAATGAAGATCAGGTGCAGTCCTACAGAGGAAGAACGTCACTTTTTAAAGAGGAGCTACAGAAAGGCAATGCTTCACTCAAACTTTCAGATCTTCGGGTCTCCGATGAAGGATTTTACAAGTGTCTTGTTGAGGACAAATCCTGGTCTGATGACATCACCGTTAATGTCACTGTTGAGG CTCAGGGAAGCTACCCTGTGATCAGGATGGAGAGTTTTAGTAACTCAGGAGGGATTCATCTAGTGTGTGAGTCTAGAGGCTGGATCCCTGAACCTGAGATTCTGTGGCTGGACAGAGAAGGAGTGACTCTGACCGCtgaagatacacagatacacagagacacagagggcTTCAGCGTTAAACGCCGCATCACTGTTTATGATTCTAGTGACTCCAACAGGTTTTACTGCAGACTACTTCAAAAACATCACATGATGGAGGCAGAGGTTATCATTAATA GTAAATTCTTTGACGCTTGGAAATGGATTGTCAGCATTTCAGTTACAGCATGCCTTGTTGCTGTTGGATTGATGATAACTGCATTTATTTGTCACAAGAAAG AGATTCAAAAGGAGAAGCAGTTCACAG ACTTTGTAAAGAAAAAGCTGTATGCAG tcttctgtctgtgtgtcaag ttgatgtga
- the LOC113663022 gene encoding butyrophilin subfamily 1 member A1-like isoform X1, with protein sequence MVSSLVSGIMLSCVTPVCVLILFSVDSKSEQLQVVGPEAPLVAVTGEDLVLPCFIKPTTSAVDMTVEWFKLYVKDSLVHLYKNHEDRNEDQVQSYRGRTSLFKEELQKGNASLKLSDLRVSDEGFYKCLVEDKSWSDDITVNVTVEAQGSYPVIRMESFSNSGGIHLVCESRGWIPEPEILWLDREGVTLTAEDTQIHRDTEGFSVKRRITVYDSSDSNRFYCRLLQKHHMMEAEVIINSKFFDAWKWIVSISVTACLVAVGLMITAFICHKKEIQKEKQFTDFVKKKLYAVDVTLDPDTAHPELILSADGKTVKCVVTCQDLPDTPQRFNESVNVLGKESFSSGRFYYEVQVGQKTAWILGVIGENVNRKGKITMSPLNGLWTVAMWDEHHYWAYEDPSVPLTLRKKVEVVGVFVDYGAGLVTFYDARSSSCIYSYTNQSFTENLYPFFSPRSNDGVRVATANHLFPPIYSSGTFSLSYLLSNLDKKLLSTSHSS encoded by the exons ATGGTTTCTTCCCTCGTTTCAGGGATTATGTTGTCGTGtgtgactcctgtgtgtgtcctgattCTTTTCAGCGTGGACTCTAAATCAG AACAATTACAGGTGGTTGGTCCAGAAGCTCCTCTTGTTGCTGTAACTGGTGAAGATctggttctgccctgttttatcAAACCCACCACCAGTGCTGTGGACATGACAGTGGAGTGGTTTAAACTCTATGTAAAGGACTCATTAGTGCATCTCTATAAGAATCATGAAGACAGAAATGAAGATCAGGTGCAGTCCTACAGAGGAAGAACGTCACTTTTTAAAGAGGAGCTACAGAAAGGCAATGCTTCACTCAAACTTTCAGATCTTCGGGTCTCCGATGAAGGATTTTACAAGTGTCTTGTTGAGGACAAATCCTGGTCTGATGACATCACCGTTAATGTCACTGTTGAGG CTCAGGGAAGCTACCCTGTGATCAGGATGGAGAGTTTTAGTAACTCAGGAGGGATTCATCTAGTGTGTGAGTCTAGAGGCTGGATCCCTGAACCTGAGATTCTGTGGCTGGACAGAGAAGGAGTGACTCTGACCGCtgaagatacacagatacacagagacacagagggcTTCAGCGTTAAACGCCGCATCACTGTTTATGATTCTAGTGACTCCAACAGGTTTTACTGCAGACTACTTCAAAAACATCACATGATGGAGGCAGAGGTTATCATTAATA GTAAATTCTTTGACGCTTGGAAATGGATTGTCAGCATTTCAGTTACAGCATGCCTTGTTGCTGTTGGATTGATGATAACTGCATTTATTTGTCACAAGAAAG AGATTCAAAAGGAGAAGCAGTTCACAG ACTTTGTAAAGAAAAAGCTGTATGCAG ttgatgtgactctggatcctgaTACAGCTCATCCTGAACTCATCCTGTCTGCTGATGGAAAAACAGTGAAATGTGTAGTCACGTGCCAGGATCTCCCTGATACACCACAGAGGTTTAATGAATCTGTTAATGTTCTGGGAAAGGAGAGTTTCTCCTCTGGgagattttattatgaggtgCAGGTCGGACAGAAAACTGCATGGATATTAGGAGTCATTGGAGAAAATGTTAACAGGAAGGGGAAGATTACAATGAGCCCTCTGAATGGATTGTGGACTGTGGCTATGTGGGATGAGCATCATTACTGGGCTTATGAAGACCCCTCTGTCCCCCTCACATTGAGAAAGAAGGTGGAGGtggtgggggtgtttgtggattatggGGCGGGTCTGGTCACCTTTTATGATGCGAGGTCCAGCTCTTGTATTTACTCTTACACTAATCAGTCTTTTACAGAAAATCTCTACCCTTTCTTCAGTCCTCGGTCCAATGATGGAG tcagggtcgccacagcgaatcatctgtttccaccaaTATATTCCTCAGGCACCTTCTCACTCTCTTACCTGTTGAGCAATCTAGATAAAAAACTGCTTTCTACATCCCACTCTTCCTAG
- the LOC113663022 gene encoding butyrophilin-like protein 10 isoform X4, producing the protein MVSSLVSGIMLSCVTPVCVLILFSVDSKSEQLQVVGPEAPLVAVTGEDLVLPCFIKPTTSAVDMTVEWFKLYVKDSLVHLYKNHEDRNEDQVQSYRGRTSLFKEELQKGNASLKLSDLRVSDEGFYKCLVEDKSWSDDITVNVTVEAQGSYPVIRMESFSNSGGIHLVCESRGWIPEPEILWLDREGVTLTAEDTQIHRDTEGFSVKRRITVYDSSDSNRFYCRLLQKHHMMEAEVIINSKFFDAWKWIVSISVTACLVAVGLMITAFICHKKEIQKEKQFTDFVKKKLYAGNILYIPFSDLLSPTPFKNLVLGCAAVHLLLFQDVQQLM; encoded by the exons ATGGTTTCTTCCCTCGTTTCAGGGATTATGTTGTCGTGtgtgactcctgtgtgtgtcctgattCTTTTCAGCGTGGACTCTAAATCAG AACAATTACAGGTGGTTGGTCCAGAAGCTCCTCTTGTTGCTGTAACTGGTGAAGATctggttctgccctgttttatcAAACCCACCACCAGTGCTGTGGACATGACAGTGGAGTGGTTTAAACTCTATGTAAAGGACTCATTAGTGCATCTCTATAAGAATCATGAAGACAGAAATGAAGATCAGGTGCAGTCCTACAGAGGAAGAACGTCACTTTTTAAAGAGGAGCTACAGAAAGGCAATGCTTCACTCAAACTTTCAGATCTTCGGGTCTCCGATGAAGGATTTTACAAGTGTCTTGTTGAGGACAAATCCTGGTCTGATGACATCACCGTTAATGTCACTGTTGAGG CTCAGGGAAGCTACCCTGTGATCAGGATGGAGAGTTTTAGTAACTCAGGAGGGATTCATCTAGTGTGTGAGTCTAGAGGCTGGATCCCTGAACCTGAGATTCTGTGGCTGGACAGAGAAGGAGTGACTCTGACCGCtgaagatacacagatacacagagacacagagggcTTCAGCGTTAAACGCCGCATCACTGTTTATGATTCTAGTGACTCCAACAGGTTTTACTGCAGACTACTTCAAAAACATCACATGATGGAGGCAGAGGTTATCATTAATA GTAAATTCTTTGACGCTTGGAAATGGATTGTCAGCATTTCAGTTACAGCATGCCTTGTTGCTGTTGGATTGATGATAACTGCATTTATTTGTCACAAGAAAG AGATTCAAAAGGAGAAGCAGTTCACAG ACTTTGTAAAGAAAAAGCTGTATGCAG ggAATATCCTATACATTCCCTTCTCTGACTTACTAAGTCCCACCCCCTTCAAGAATCTGGTTCTTGGGTGTGCAGCAGTTCATCTTCTTCTCTTTCAAGATGTGCAACAG ttgatgtga
- the LOC113663022 gene encoding butyrophilin subfamily 2 member A2-like isoform X5 — protein sequence MVSSLVSGIMLSCVTPVCVLILFSVDSKSEQLQVVGPEAPLVAVTGEDLVLPCFIKPTTSAVDMTVEWFKLYVKDSLVHLYKNHEDRNEDQVQSYRGRTSLFKEELQKGNASLKLSDLRVSDEGFYKCLVEDKSWSDDITVNVTVEAQGSYPVIRMESFSNSGGIHLVCESRGWIPEPEILWLDREGVTLTAEDTQIHRDTEGFSVKRRITVYDSSDSNRFYCRLLQKHHMMEAEVIINSKFFDAWKWIVSISVTACLVAVGLMITAFICHKKEIQKEKQFTDFVKKKLYAEVFCLCVKLM from the exons ATGGTTTCTTCCCTCGTTTCAGGGATTATGTTGTCGTGtgtgactcctgtgtgtgtcctgattCTTTTCAGCGTGGACTCTAAATCAG AACAATTACAGGTGGTTGGTCCAGAAGCTCCTCTTGTTGCTGTAACTGGTGAAGATctggttctgccctgttttatcAAACCCACCACCAGTGCTGTGGACATGACAGTGGAGTGGTTTAAACTCTATGTAAAGGACTCATTAGTGCATCTCTATAAGAATCATGAAGACAGAAATGAAGATCAGGTGCAGTCCTACAGAGGAAGAACGTCACTTTTTAAAGAGGAGCTACAGAAAGGCAATGCTTCACTCAAACTTTCAGATCTTCGGGTCTCCGATGAAGGATTTTACAAGTGTCTTGTTGAGGACAAATCCTGGTCTGATGACATCACCGTTAATGTCACTGTTGAGG CTCAGGGAAGCTACCCTGTGATCAGGATGGAGAGTTTTAGTAACTCAGGAGGGATTCATCTAGTGTGTGAGTCTAGAGGCTGGATCCCTGAACCTGAGATTCTGTGGCTGGACAGAGAAGGAGTGACTCTGACCGCtgaagatacacagatacacagagacacagagggcTTCAGCGTTAAACGCCGCATCACTGTTTATGATTCTAGTGACTCCAACAGGTTTTACTGCAGACTACTTCAAAAACATCACATGATGGAGGCAGAGGTTATCATTAATA GTAAATTCTTTGACGCTTGGAAATGGATTGTCAGCATTTCAGTTACAGCATGCCTTGTTGCTGTTGGATTGATGATAACTGCATTTATTTGTCACAAGAAAG AGATTCAAAAGGAGAAGCAGTTCACAG ACTTTGTAAAGAAAAAGCTGTATGCAG AAgtcttctgtctgtgtgtcaag ttgatgtga
- the LOC113663022 gene encoding butyrophilin-like protein 10 isoform X3, protein MVSSLVSGIMLSCVTPVCVLILFSVDSKSEQLQVVGPEAPLVAVTGEDLVLPCFIKPTTSAVDMTVEWFKLYVKDSLVHLYKNHEDRNEDQVQSYRGRTSLFKEELQKGNASLKLSDLRVSDEGFYKCLVEDKSWSDDITVNVTVEAQGSYPVIRMESFSNSGGIHLVCESRGWIPEPEILWLDREGVTLTAEDTQIHRDTEGFSVKRRITVYDSSDSNRFYCRLLQKHHMMEAEVIINSKFFDAWKWIVSISVTACLVAVGLMITAFICHKKEIQKEKQFTDFVKKKLYAGNILYIPFSDLLSPTPFKNLVLGCAAVHLLLFQDVQQKSSVCVSS, encoded by the exons ATGGTTTCTTCCCTCGTTTCAGGGATTATGTTGTCGTGtgtgactcctgtgtgtgtcctgattCTTTTCAGCGTGGACTCTAAATCAG AACAATTACAGGTGGTTGGTCCAGAAGCTCCTCTTGTTGCTGTAACTGGTGAAGATctggttctgccctgttttatcAAACCCACCACCAGTGCTGTGGACATGACAGTGGAGTGGTTTAAACTCTATGTAAAGGACTCATTAGTGCATCTCTATAAGAATCATGAAGACAGAAATGAAGATCAGGTGCAGTCCTACAGAGGAAGAACGTCACTTTTTAAAGAGGAGCTACAGAAAGGCAATGCTTCACTCAAACTTTCAGATCTTCGGGTCTCCGATGAAGGATTTTACAAGTGTCTTGTTGAGGACAAATCCTGGTCTGATGACATCACCGTTAATGTCACTGTTGAGG CTCAGGGAAGCTACCCTGTGATCAGGATGGAGAGTTTTAGTAACTCAGGAGGGATTCATCTAGTGTGTGAGTCTAGAGGCTGGATCCCTGAACCTGAGATTCTGTGGCTGGACAGAGAAGGAGTGACTCTGACCGCtgaagatacacagatacacagagacacagagggcTTCAGCGTTAAACGCCGCATCACTGTTTATGATTCTAGTGACTCCAACAGGTTTTACTGCAGACTACTTCAAAAACATCACATGATGGAGGCAGAGGTTATCATTAATA GTAAATTCTTTGACGCTTGGAAATGGATTGTCAGCATTTCAGTTACAGCATGCCTTGTTGCTGTTGGATTGATGATAACTGCATTTATTTGTCACAAGAAAG AGATTCAAAAGGAGAAGCAGTTCACAG ACTTTGTAAAGAAAAAGCTGTATGCAG ggAATATCCTATACATTCCCTTCTCTGACTTACTAAGTCCCACCCCCTTCAAGAATCTGGTTCTTGGGTGTGCAGCAGTTCATCTTCTTCTCTTTCAAGATGTGCAACAG AAgtcttctgtctgtgtgtcaag ttga
- the LOC113663022 gene encoding butyrophilin subfamily 1 member A1-like isoform X2 translates to MLSCVTPVCVLILFSVDSKSEQLQVVGPEAPLVAVTGEDLVLPCFIKPTTSAVDMTVEWFKLYVKDSLVHLYKNHEDRNEDQVQSYRGRTSLFKEELQKGNASLKLSDLRVSDEGFYKCLVEDKSWSDDITVNVTVEAQGSYPVIRMESFSNSGGIHLVCESRGWIPEPEILWLDREGVTLTAEDTQIHRDTEGFSVKRRITVYDSSDSNRFYCRLLQKHHMMEAEVIINSKFFDAWKWIVSISVTACLVAVGLMITAFICHKKEIQKEKQFTDFVKKKLYAVDVTLDPDTAHPELILSADGKTVKCVVTCQDLPDTPQRFNESVNVLGKESFSSGRFYYEVQVGQKTAWILGVIGENVNRKGKITMSPLNGLWTVAMWDEHHYWAYEDPSVPLTLRKKVEVVGVFVDYGAGLVTFYDARSSSCIYSYTNQSFTENLYPFFSPRSNDGVRVATANHLFPPIYSSGTFSLSYLLSNLDKKLLSTSHSS, encoded by the exons ATGTTGTCGTGtgtgactcctgtgtgtgtcctgattCTTTTCAGCGTGGACTCTAAATCAG AACAATTACAGGTGGTTGGTCCAGAAGCTCCTCTTGTTGCTGTAACTGGTGAAGATctggttctgccctgttttatcAAACCCACCACCAGTGCTGTGGACATGACAGTGGAGTGGTTTAAACTCTATGTAAAGGACTCATTAGTGCATCTCTATAAGAATCATGAAGACAGAAATGAAGATCAGGTGCAGTCCTACAGAGGAAGAACGTCACTTTTTAAAGAGGAGCTACAGAAAGGCAATGCTTCACTCAAACTTTCAGATCTTCGGGTCTCCGATGAAGGATTTTACAAGTGTCTTGTTGAGGACAAATCCTGGTCTGATGACATCACCGTTAATGTCACTGTTGAGG CTCAGGGAAGCTACCCTGTGATCAGGATGGAGAGTTTTAGTAACTCAGGAGGGATTCATCTAGTGTGTGAGTCTAGAGGCTGGATCCCTGAACCTGAGATTCTGTGGCTGGACAGAGAAGGAGTGACTCTGACCGCtgaagatacacagatacacagagacacagagggcTTCAGCGTTAAACGCCGCATCACTGTTTATGATTCTAGTGACTCCAACAGGTTTTACTGCAGACTACTTCAAAAACATCACATGATGGAGGCAGAGGTTATCATTAATA GTAAATTCTTTGACGCTTGGAAATGGATTGTCAGCATTTCAGTTACAGCATGCCTTGTTGCTGTTGGATTGATGATAACTGCATTTATTTGTCACAAGAAAG AGATTCAAAAGGAGAAGCAGTTCACAG ACTTTGTAAAGAAAAAGCTGTATGCAG ttgatgtgactctggatcctgaTACAGCTCATCCTGAACTCATCCTGTCTGCTGATGGAAAAACAGTGAAATGTGTAGTCACGTGCCAGGATCTCCCTGATACACCACAGAGGTTTAATGAATCTGTTAATGTTCTGGGAAAGGAGAGTTTCTCCTCTGGgagattttattatgaggtgCAGGTCGGACAGAAAACTGCATGGATATTAGGAGTCATTGGAGAAAATGTTAACAGGAAGGGGAAGATTACAATGAGCCCTCTGAATGGATTGTGGACTGTGGCTATGTGGGATGAGCATCATTACTGGGCTTATGAAGACCCCTCTGTCCCCCTCACATTGAGAAAGAAGGTGGAGGtggtgggggtgtttgtggattatggGGCGGGTCTGGTCACCTTTTATGATGCGAGGTCCAGCTCTTGTATTTACTCTTACACTAATCAGTCTTTTACAGAAAATCTCTACCCTTTCTTCAGTCCTCGGTCCAATGATGGAG tcagggtcgccacagcgaatcatctgtttccaccaaTATATTCCTCAGGCACCTTCTCACTCTCTTACCTGTTGAGCAATCTAGATAAAAAACTGCTTTCTACATCCCACTCTTCCTAG